The Pedobacter roseus genome contains a region encoding:
- a CDS encoding glycogen/starch synthase — MAKTKLLIVTHEMSPFLELTKISEITRQLPQAMQEKGFEIRILMPKFGNINERRNRLHEVIRLSGMNIIIDDNDNPLIIKVASIPAARMQVYFLDNEEYFQRKQVFRDASGKFFDDNDERTIFFCKGALETVKKLGWAPDIVHCHGWMSALVPAYIKTTYKNDPTFKNSKVVYSIYEDGFTEKLNANFATKAVMANMTEDDTKAFLPSDCDSMHIGAITHSDAVVLGDENLSKDVLKFVKDSNKPTLAFNLTENFENFYTFYEEISNDELVSVA, encoded by the coding sequence ATGGCAAAAACGAAGCTGCTGATTGTTACACACGAGATGTCGCCTTTCCTCGAGCTTACTAAAATTTCTGAAATTACGCGCCAGTTACCACAGGCTATGCAAGAAAAAGGATTCGAAATCCGCATCTTGATGCCAAAATTCGGTAATATCAACGAAAGAAGAAATCGTTTACACGAAGTAATACGCTTATCGGGAATGAACATCATTATTGATGACAACGATAATCCCTTAATCATTAAAGTAGCCTCCATCCCAGCTGCACGCATGCAGGTTTATTTCTTAGACAATGAAGAATATTTCCAACGCAAACAGGTATTTAGAGATGCCAGCGGAAAATTCTTCGATGACAACGATGAACGCACGATTTTCTTTTGCAAAGGCGCATTAGAAACGGTTAAAAAATTAGGTTGGGCACCAGATATCGTTCACTGCCACGGCTGGATGAGTGCATTGGTTCCTGCTTACATTAAAACCACTTATAAAAACGATCCTACTTTTAAAAATTCTAAAGTAGTGTATTCAATCTATGAGGATGGCTTTACAGAAAAATTAAATGCCAATTTCGCCACCAAAGCTGTAATGGCCAATATGACGGAAGATGACACTAAAGCATTTTTACCATCTGATTGCGACAGCATGCATATCGGCGCTATAACTCACTCAGACGCAGTGGTTTTAGGGGATGAAAACCTAAGCAAAGATGTGTTAAAATTTGTTAAAGATTCCAATAAGCCAACATTAGCTTTTAACTTAACCGAGAATTTTGAAAACTTCTATACTTTTTATGAAGAAATTTCAAATGATGAATTGGTTTCAGTAGCTTAA
- a CDS encoding DUF4920 domain-containing protein: MKKIILSISFCLFAALAFAQAAYTGQKFGEEVKPGDVKPAAKMEAAMGDKKTVDMKIEGKVVDVCKKKGCWMTLEMPNGDPMRVTFKDYAFFMPMDIVGKKVVLDGLAKKQTISVETLRHYAEDAKKSPEEVAKITDPKKELAFEAKGVVILDK; the protein is encoded by the coding sequence ATGAAAAAAATCATTTTAAGCATAAGCTTTTGTTTATTCGCCGCACTTGCATTTGCGCAGGCAGCTTATACAGGCCAAAAATTTGGAGAAGAGGTAAAACCAGGCGACGTAAAGCCAGCGGCCAAAATGGAAGCTGCTATGGGCGATAAAAAAACCGTCGACATGAAAATCGAAGGTAAGGTAGTAGATGTATGTAAGAAAAAGGGGTGCTGGATGACCTTGGAAATGCCAAACGGCGATCCGATGCGCGTTACCTTTAAAGATTACGCCTTCTTTATGCCCATGGATATTGTAGGGAAAAAGGTAGTGCTTGATGGCTTAGCAAAAAAACAAACCATTTCAGTAGAAACTTTACGCCATTATGCAGAAGATGCTAAAAAATCTCCTGAAGAAGTTGCAAAAATTACTGATCCCAAAAAAGAACTGGCTTTTGAAGCTAAGGGTGTAGTAATTCTAGATAAATAA
- the panC gene encoding pantoate--beta-alanine ligase codes for MEIFKTKATLKAFLQPLKASAKKIALVPTMGALHNGHISLIKLAQQNADVIICSIFVNPTQFTDPKDLEKYPRPIEHDLAMLADAGCSGVFMPNVEEMYPTGADEAWHIDLGNAEFLLEGEFRKGHYQGVTQIVKKLFDAVEPDVAMFGQKDFQQVLMIKNMLAYFKLPITIITCPIIREDDGLAMSSRNIHLSADDRKNSLVLSKSLQFVIDHFNDYSLTELESKAKSFYDNIEGVELDYFTIANGNTLEPAKSKDEDNLVALVAAKVGSTRLIDNMIIK; via the coding sequence TTGGAAATATTTAAAACCAAAGCAACGCTTAAGGCTTTTTTGCAGCCACTAAAAGCATCAGCTAAAAAAATAGCATTAGTGCCTACCATGGGCGCTCTGCACAACGGCCATATCTCGTTGATAAAACTGGCCCAGCAAAATGCCGATGTTATTATCTGCAGCATTTTCGTAAACCCTACGCAGTTTACCGATCCTAAAGATTTAGAAAAATATCCGCGACCTATTGAACACGATTTAGCCATGCTGGCCGATGCAGGTTGCAGTGGCGTATTTATGCCCAACGTAGAAGAAATGTACCCAACAGGTGCTGACGAAGCCTGGCATATTGATTTAGGCAATGCGGAGTTTTTGTTGGAAGGCGAATTTAGAAAAGGTCATTACCAGGGCGTAACCCAGATTGTAAAAAAACTTTTTGATGCCGTGGAGCCTGATGTGGCCATGTTCGGACAAAAAGATTTTCAACAGGTATTAATGATCAAAAATATGCTGGCTTACTTTAAACTGCCCATTACCATCATTACCTGTCCGATAATTAGGGAGGACGATGGTTTGGCCATGAGTAGCCGGAACATCCATTTATCTGCCGATGATCGTAAAAACTCACTGGTGTTGAGTAAATCGCTGCAGTTTGTTATTGATCATTTTAACGATTACTCATTAACGGAATTAGAAAGTAAGGCCAAGTCATTCTATGATAACATTGAAGGTGTTGAACTCGATTATTTTACCATTGCTAACGGCAATACGCTTGAACCAGCAAAATCGAAAGATGAAGATAATCTTGTTGCCCTGGTTGCTGCAAAAGTAGGTTCAACCAGATTGATCGATAATATGATTATAAAGTGA
- a CDS encoding tetratricopeptide repeat protein — protein MNSSIRSKQTIIIGAIVLLVAFLFTRDIKGLVKPTEENGKMPASGPMAGAAAASTSSALNIETSSTAAKNVINKNLATDITALENTYKGANGAEKIELAKQLAQKWDDVEQITPSALYLEIVAQGEPSTKSWLAAGNQFIKAFESTQDSLAQPALLQKANTSYKNALEKDSTNIEAKTGLGVTIVNGLGAPMQGIAMLLEVVAKEPKNVKANMNLGLFSIKSGQFDKAIPRFKTVIAEAPTPEAYFYLGTALENLGKNKEAVDAYLASKKLAANPTLSSFIDKKVAELKNKN, from the coding sequence ATGAATAGCAGCATCAGATCAAAACAAACCATTATTATTGGAGCGATTGTATTGCTTGTTGCCTTTCTATTTACCAGAGACATTAAGGGTTTAGTAAAACCAACTGAAGAAAACGGCAAAATGCCTGCCAGCGGTCCAATGGCCGGGGCAGCAGCAGCTTCTACTTCATCGGCACTAAACATCGAAACATCATCTACAGCTGCAAAAAATGTAATCAACAAAAACCTGGCTACAGACATTACAGCTTTAGAAAACACTTACAAAGGTGCTAATGGTGCAGAAAAGATCGAACTTGCAAAGCAATTAGCGCAGAAATGGGACGATGTAGAGCAAATTACTCCTTCTGCATTATATTTAGAAATTGTTGCCCAGGGCGAACCATCAACAAAATCGTGGTTGGCGGCTGGTAACCAGTTTATAAAAGCCTTTGAAAGTACACAAGATAGCCTGGCACAACCTGCTTTATTGCAGAAAGCCAATACATCTTACAAAAACGCATTAGAGAAAGACTCTACTAACATTGAAGCTAAAACAGGCTTAGGTGTAACAATAGTAAATGGTTTGGGTGCACCAATGCAAGGTATTGCAATGTTGCTCGAAGTTGTAGCTAAAGAACCTAAAAATGTAAAGGCCAATATGAATTTAGGCTTATTCTCTATAAAATCAGGCCAGTTCGATAAAGCAATTCCACGTTTTAAAACCGTAATTGCAGAAGCACCAACCCCTGAGGCTTATTTCTACTTAGGCACCGCCTTAGAAAATTTAGGCAAAAACAAAGAAGCAGTAGATGCTTATTTAGCAAGCAAAAAATTAGCGGCTAATCCAACCTTATCATCTTTTATTGATAAGAAGGTGGCTGAACTAAAGAATAAAAATTAA
- a CDS encoding single-stranded DNA-binding protein has translation MSGINKVILVGHLGKDPEVRHLDGGVTVASFPLATSETYNKDGKRVEQTEWHNIVLWRGLAEVASKYLQKGKLVYIEGKLRTRSFEDKEKVKKYVTEIVAENFTMLGRKSDFEQSPTTPTHQTTESKIEDEFTIGPSDESGDLPF, from the coding sequence ATGTCTGGGATTAACAAAGTTATTTTAGTAGGCCATTTAGGCAAAGACCCTGAAGTGCGGCATTTAGATGGTGGCGTAACAGTAGCCAGTTTTCCGTTAGCTACATCGGAAACGTACAACAAAGATGGAAAGAGAGTAGAACAAACAGAGTGGCACAATATTGTACTGTGGCGTGGCCTGGCCGAAGTAGCTTCTAAATACCTGCAAAAAGGTAAATTGGTTTATATAGAGGGTAAGCTAAGAACAAGATCCTTTGAAGACAAAGAAAAAGTTAAAAAATACGTAACAGAAATTGTTGCCGAAAACTTTACAATGCTGGGTAGAAAGAGCGATTTCGAGCAAAGTCCAACTACACCAACACATCAAACCACTGAATCGAAAATTGAAGATGAATTTACCATAGGTCCGTCTGACGAAAGCGGAGACCTTCCTTTTTAG
- the panD gene encoding aspartate 1-decarboxylase, whose protein sequence is MVITILKSKIHRVKVTQAELNYVGSITIDEDLMDAANIIANEKVQIVNNNNGARFETYVIKGERGTGTICLNGATARLAQLGDILIIMSYGSLPIEEAKKYNPILVFPDDNNHLLK, encoded by the coding sequence ATGGTTATCACAATATTAAAATCGAAAATACACCGTGTTAAGGTAACACAAGCCGAATTGAATTATGTAGGCAGTATTACGATAGATGAAGATTTAATGGATGCAGCTAACATTATTGCTAATGAGAAGGTGCAGATCGTAAATAATAACAATGGCGCACGTTTCGAAACCTATGTAATTAAAGGCGAACGCGGCACCGGAACCATCTGTTTAAATGGTGCTACAGCACGTTTGGCACAACTTGGTGATATTTTGATCATCATGTCGTATGGTTCATTACCTATAGAAGAAGCCAAAAAATACAACCCGATCCTTGTTTTTCCTGATGATAACAACCACCTGCTAAAATAA
- a CDS encoding Rne/Rng family ribonuclease has translation MVKELIINSTPAGVTIALIEDKQLVELHKEQININYAVGDIYLGRIKKIMPGLNAAFVDVGYEKDAFLHYFDLGPQVQSLIKLTKIKRNGSVTGTLLDNLKLEADINKAGKISDVLSKNMLLPVQIAKEPISTKGPRLSSDISIAGRYVVLVPFSNTISVSKKIKSNTERNRLKKIIESIKPQNFGVIIRTVSEGRGVAEMQKDLLDLIAKWENFIKKMPSTEPSKRVWGEMDRSSTLIRDILNPDFTNVYVSTPELYDDIRSYVHDISPEMEKIVKLYKQKEPIFDHFGVEKQIKNAFGKTVNLPGGAYLVVEHTEALHVIDVNSGNRTASKENQEENALQVNKEAAKEIARQLRLRDMGGIVVIDFIDMHKPTNRKMLFDYLRELMLLDRAKHTILPPSKFGLVQITRQRVRPEMNIVTVEKCPACDGTGEIKASIVLMDDIENNLNYILREQNEKGVTLCVHPYIEAYITKGIFNLQRRWFFKYGQWIKVKAQSSYYLNEFHFISAKDEEIKL, from the coding sequence TTGGTAAAAGAATTAATTATCAATTCGACTCCTGCCGGAGTTACCATAGCGTTGATTGAAGACAAACAACTTGTTGAGCTTCACAAAGAACAAATCAATATTAACTACGCTGTAGGCGATATCTATTTGGGCCGCATTAAAAAAATTATGCCTGGTCTGAATGCTGCTTTCGTGGATGTTGGTTATGAAAAAGATGCTTTTCTGCATTACTTTGATTTGGGCCCTCAGGTGCAATCTTTAATTAAGCTAACGAAGATCAAGCGTAATGGCTCGGTTACAGGCACATTATTAGATAATTTAAAGCTAGAAGCCGACATCAACAAGGCTGGCAAAATTTCTGATGTGCTCAGTAAAAACATGCTCCTACCTGTCCAAATTGCCAAAGAGCCAATTTCTACAAAAGGACCACGTTTAAGTTCCGACATTTCGATTGCCGGCAGGTATGTGGTACTGGTGCCATTCTCCAATACCATATCTGTATCAAAAAAAATAAAAAGTAATACCGAACGTAATCGTTTAAAAAAGATTATTGAAAGTATTAAACCTCAAAATTTTGGGGTAATTATCAGAACCGTTTCTGAAGGTAGAGGTGTTGCCGAAATGCAGAAAGATCTTTTGGATCTGATCGCTAAATGGGAAAACTTCATAAAAAAAATGCCTTCTACCGAACCTTCAAAAAGGGTTTGGGGAGAAATGGACAGATCATCAACGTTAATCCGTGATATTCTGAATCCTGATTTTACAAACGTTTACGTCAGTACACCAGAGCTGTACGATGACATCCGTTCTTATGTACACGATATTTCTCCTGAAATGGAAAAAATCGTTAAACTGTACAAACAAAAAGAACCGATCTTCGATCATTTTGGTGTAGAAAAGCAGATTAAAAATGCTTTCGGAAAAACAGTAAACTTACCCGGTGGTGCTTACTTAGTTGTAGAGCATACCGAAGCGCTGCACGTAATAGATGTGAACAGTGGAAACCGTACTGCCAGTAAAGAAAATCAGGAAGAGAACGCTTTACAGGTAAACAAAGAGGCGGCTAAAGAAATTGCCCGTCAACTGCGCTTGCGCGATATGGGCGGTATTGTGGTAATCGATTTTATCGATATGCACAAACCAACAAACCGTAAAATGCTATTCGATTATTTGCGTGAGCTGATGTTATTGGATAGGGCCAAACATACGATTTTGCCTCCGAGCAAATTTGGTTTGGTACAGATTACCCGGCAGCGTGTTCGTCCGGAGATGAATATTGTTACGGTAGAAAAATGTCCGGCCTGCGATGGGACCGGAGAAATTAAAGCGAGTATCGTTTTAATGGATGATATTGAGAACAACCTTAATTATATTTTAAGAGAGCAGAATGAAAAAGGTGTTACACTTTGCGTGCACCCTTACATCGAAGCTTATATTACAAAAGGCATTTTCAACCTTCAACGCCGCTGGTTCTTTAAATATGGCCAATGGATTAAAGTGAAGGCACAATCATCGTATTATTTAAATGAGTTTCACTTTATCTCTGCTAAAGACGAAGAGATTAAATTATAA
- the radA gene encoding DNA repair protein RadA, giving the protein MAKSKTAYFCQSCGYESAKWLGKCPSCNQWNTFVEEIVEKSSASVPTWKNDTTSRKLSKPSKVDEIQSSTERRILTGDKELDRVLGGGLVEGSLVLIGGEPGIGKSTLMLQLALNIKGKKLLYISGEESEQQIKMRAERIQENPSSNCYILTETSTQNIFKQIEILEPEILVVDSIQTLHSAHIDSTPGSVSQVRECTAELLRFAKETGVPVFLIGHITKDGAIAGPKILEHMVDTVLQFEGDRHHVYRILRSIKNRFGAAAELGIYEMQGSGLREVSNPSEILLSQRDEELSGIAIAATLEGARPMLIETQALVSAAAYGTPQRSATGFDTKRMNMLLAVLEKRCGFRLSTQDVFLNIAGGIRVEDPAIDLAVLIAIISSQQDIAVSSKNCFAAEVGLSGEIRAVNRIEQRIAEADKLGFETIYISKYNLKGITKEKYNLEIKAVSKIEEVFGLVFG; this is encoded by the coding sequence TTGGCAAAATCAAAAACCGCATATTTCTGTCAGAGCTGTGGCTACGAATCGGCAAAATGGCTGGGCAAATGTCCATCCTGTAACCAATGGAATACCTTTGTAGAGGAAATTGTTGAGAAGAGTTCCGCATCAGTCCCAACCTGGAAAAATGATACCACGAGCCGCAAGTTAAGTAAACCGAGTAAGGTGGATGAAATCCAATCATCAACCGAGCGCAGAATATTAACGGGCGACAAAGAACTCGACCGTGTTTTAGGGGGCGGTTTGGTAGAAGGATCTTTAGTATTGATCGGCGGTGAACCTGGTATTGGAAAATCCACCTTAATGCTGCAATTAGCCTTAAATATAAAAGGGAAAAAGTTATTATACATTTCGGGGGAAGAAAGCGAACAGCAGATTAAAATGCGGGCAGAGCGGATCCAGGAAAATCCATCTTCGAACTGTTATATTTTAACTGAAACCTCTACACAGAATATTTTCAAACAAATCGAAATATTGGAACCGGAAATTTTGGTTGTCGATTCCATCCAGACTTTACATTCTGCACATATCGATTCAACTCCCGGAAGCGTATCGCAGGTGAGAGAATGTACAGCGGAGTTATTACGTTTTGCAAAAGAAACCGGTGTACCTGTTTTTCTCATCGGCCACATTACCAAAGATGGAGCCATTGCAGGACCGAAAATACTCGAACACATGGTTGACACGGTTTTACAGTTTGAAGGCGACAGGCATCATGTTTACCGCATATTAAGGTCTATCAAGAACCGCTTTGGAGCTGCTGCAGAACTGGGCATTTACGAAATGCAGGGCAGTGGCTTAAGAGAGGTTTCGAACCCGTCAGAAATTCTGCTTTCGCAGCGCGATGAAGAATTAAGCGGAATTGCCATTGCAGCAACTTTAGAAGGCGCCAGACCGATGCTGATCGAAACCCAGGCCCTGGTAAGCGCCGCAGCTTATGGAACACCCCAACGTTCTGCCACGGGCTTTGATACCAAAAGAATGAATATGCTTTTGGCTGTGCTCGAAAAACGCTGTGGTTTCAGATTGAGCACACAGGACGTTTTCTTAAACATTGCCGGAGGAATAAGGGTTGAAGATCCTGCGATCGACCTCGCCGTTTTAATTGCAATTATCTCCTCTCAGCAGGATATTGCAGTTTCGTCCAAAAATTGTTTTGCGGCAGAAGTTGGTTTATCAGGCGAGATAAGAGCGGTAAACAGGATTGAGCAACGGATTGCTGAAGCCGATAAATTAGGTTTCGAAACCATTTATATATCCAAATACAATTTAAAGGGGATCACAAAGGAAAAATATAATCTCGAAATTAAAGCGGTAAGTAAGATAGAAGAAGTGTTTGGTTTGGTATTCGGCTAG
- a CDS encoding lysylphosphatidylglycerol synthase transmembrane domain-containing protein, which translates to MTFDLKTALKYIILFLTGVGVLYLAFRGQDLGKIWLEIKTANYFWVITSAFAVWIAHVLRALRWQMLYQSIHYKVSFWNAYHAVMIGYLANLALPRFGEIGRCSVIHKAEKVPMFASIGTVITERLFDVLVLFLTGLAMLIFQYDIVSDFLYDTIYLNIAKKINTLNYWWLVGIGIVVLLLIVSAIYFLRQKFSKKFLRIFVSLRQGFGSYSKLRQKRLFLIYTLLIWVFYSLSMYFAFSSIQATSGLHFNAAFTAIVFSGFAMAAPVQGGIGVFHWMVAQSLVLYGISFKDGLAYSTIIHSSQVLLILILGSLSLFLILTKKESK; encoded by the coding sequence GTGACATTCGACCTCAAAACAGCGCTAAAGTACATCATCCTGTTTTTAACCGGGGTAGGGGTACTTTATTTAGCGTTTCGGGGTCAGGATTTAGGGAAGATCTGGCTGGAAATTAAAACCGCAAATTATTTTTGGGTAATTACTTCGGCATTTGCTGTTTGGATTGCGCACGTATTGCGGGCATTGCGTTGGCAAATGCTTTATCAGTCTATCCATTACAAAGTAAGTTTCTGGAATGCGTACCATGCTGTAATGATCGGATACCTGGCCAACTTAGCTTTGCCGCGTTTTGGCGAGATCGGCCGTTGCTCGGTAATCCATAAAGCAGAAAAAGTACCCATGTTTGCCTCTATAGGCACGGTAATTACCGAACGTCTTTTCGATGTACTGGTACTTTTCCTCACCGGTTTGGCCATGTTGATCTTTCAGTACGACATTGTTTCTGATTTTTTGTACGATACTATTTACCTCAACATCGCGAAAAAAATTAATACCCTTAATTATTGGTGGTTGGTTGGAATTGGCATTGTTGTATTGCTGCTTATCGTATCAGCTATATATTTTCTCCGTCAAAAATTCAGTAAAAAGTTTCTACGCATCTTTGTTAGCCTGCGCCAGGGCTTTGGCTCTTACAGCAAACTAAGGCAAAAGAGATTATTCCTGATCTATACTTTATTAATATGGGTTTTCTATTCCTTATCCATGTATTTTGCTTTTTCATCTATTCAGGCCACTTCCGGCTTACATTTTAATGCAGCGTTTACCGCAATCGTGTTTTCTGGTTTTGCCATGGCAGCACCGGTACAGGGCGGTATAGGCGTTTTCCATTGGATGGTTGCACAATCATTGGTTTTGTATGGCATATCTTTTAAAGATGGACTGGCTTATTCTACCATTATCCATTCTTCGCAGGTTTTGTTGATTTTAATTTTAGGCAGTTTAAGTTTGTTCTTAATCCTGACTAAGAAAGAAAGTAAATAA
- the mutY gene encoding A/G-specific adenine glycosylase → MTFQNELINWYLLNKRDLPWRHTNDAYTIWLSEVILQQTRVEQGLPYFNKFLENFPTVNDFASATEAKVLKLWQGLGYYSRGRNMHATAQIVVKDYHGIFPNLHDELIKLKGIGEYTAAAISSFSSGEARAVVDGNVFRVLSRYYGIATAINSPAGKKEFFTLANELLYQDDPALYNQAIMEFGAMQCKPKSPNCGICPLNQTCYAFNHKMVNELPVKLKKAAQKHRYINYFICFDDEQVVVRERQAGDVWQHLYDFPSIETLIHEDTASSLFAEMVKNTFGKDADFKLISTKKHILTHQIIHVQFFVLKNYIFNFNKQKELNWVSLNKLDELPQPKVIHDFVQEYFFRDKME, encoded by the coding sequence ATGACATTTCAAAATGAACTCATCAATTGGTACCTGCTTAACAAGAGAGATCTGCCCTGGAGACATACCAATGATGCTTATACCATCTGGTTATCAGAGGTTATATTACAACAAACAAGGGTAGAGCAGGGCCTCCCGTATTTCAATAAATTTTTAGAGAATTTCCCTACCGTTAACGACTTTGCCAGTGCTACCGAAGCTAAAGTTTTAAAACTTTGGCAGGGTTTGGGCTACTATTCGAGGGGCAGAAATATGCATGCAACGGCACAGATTGTGGTGAAAGATTACCATGGAATCTTCCCAAATCTTCATGATGAGCTGATAAAATTAAAGGGAATAGGCGAATATACGGCTGCTGCAATCTCGTCTTTTTCATCTGGCGAGGCGCGTGCGGTGGTAGATGGAAATGTATTCCGGGTGCTTTCGAGGTATTATGGTATTGCTACGGCAATCAATTCTCCGGCAGGAAAAAAGGAATTTTTTACTTTGGCAAATGAGTTGCTCTATCAGGATGATCCTGCCCTTTACAACCAGGCTATAATGGAATTTGGGGCCATGCAATGCAAGCCTAAGTCGCCAAATTGTGGCATTTGCCCGCTTAACCAAACCTGTTATGCCTTTAACCATAAAATGGTAAACGAACTTCCTGTTAAGCTAAAAAAAGCCGCACAAAAGCACCGTTATATCAATTATTTTATTTGTTTTGATGACGAGCAGGTGGTGGTGAGGGAACGGCAGGCTGGTGATGTTTGGCAGCATTTATACGATTTTCCGAGTATAGAAACGCTTATACATGAAGATACAGCCAGCAGTTTATTTGCCGAAATGGTAAAAAATACCTTTGGAAAAGATGCGGATTTTAAGCTGATCAGCACAAAAAAACACATATTAACGCACCAAATAATCCACGTTCAGTTTTTTGTATTAAAAAATTATATATTTAACTTTAATAAACAAAAGGAACTTAATTGGGTTTCTTTAAATAAGTTAGATGAGTTACCGCAGCCAAAAGTAATCCACGATTTTGTGCAGGAATACTTTTTTAGAGATAAAATGGAGTAA
- a CDS encoding DUF4270 domain-containing protein, with product MKFTKQDLLTLLIGLFLFASCKNPDGVGLDVDPSSAVTGTLVVSPVTTQLVEETAATTLGQPRYPLGYIVDPVFGKTEAGIAMTVYPVSTSYDFGTAAQLDSAVLVLKFDESSTVTKFYGDTVNSKYSIDVFQLANTVTNYKSSDVQAINNTLLGNFTGKLAPNTKTKVYDIVAGKADTLKVVPAQIRIPLNKAFIQNNILNLGTAGTSSNAKFINAFKGLYAQVNKSSSTGTGGIAFFNFTGTDSYVQLVWKKVNSSSGIDTTSVNFPIGALNSSSQITGVAANFKHDYVGTPIQTQIDAPTASYNVTYLQGLAGVKTKISFDELTGFVGKYGKAIINKAELVVELGGGAPAYPFNAAQRLSLYRWDIAHQPANIPDYNNFAVSSSGISAAGEALYGGYFDSTKNRYIFIITNYVQSIIDGTLKDEGTFLAPTSYNLFQNVPTATSAERSIIGTGNTATNKMKLNIYYTKIN from the coding sequence ATGAAATTTACAAAACAAGACTTATTAACCCTGTTGATAGGTCTTTTTCTTTTTGCATCGTGTAAAAACCCCGATGGTGTTGGTTTAGATGTTGATCCGAGCAGTGCGGTTACAGGAACCTTGGTAGTATCTCCGGTAACCACTCAACTGGTTGAAGAAACTGCTGCAACTACCTTAGGGCAGCCCCGTTATCCATTGGGTTATATCGTTGATCCTGTTTTTGGTAAAACAGAGGCTGGTATAGCCATGACTGTTTACCCGGTTAGCACCAGTTACGATTTTGGAACGGCAGCTCAACTTGATTCGGCCGTTTTAGTCTTAAAATTTGATGAATCCAGCACAGTGACCAAATTTTATGGCGATACTGTTAATTCTAAATACAGCATAGATGTATTTCAATTGGCCAATACCGTAACCAATTATAAAAGTTCGGATGTTCAGGCCATTAATAATACTTTATTAGGAAATTTTACAGGCAAACTGGCCCCGAATACCAAAACTAAAGTGTATGATATTGTTGCGGGCAAAGCAGACACGTTAAAAGTAGTTCCGGCCCAGATCAGGATTCCACTTAACAAAGCATTTATCCAGAACAACATTTTAAACCTGGGCACTGCAGGAACCTCTTCAAATGCTAAGTTTATAAATGCATTTAAAGGCCTATACGCACAGGTAAACAAGTCATCTTCAACGGGTACCGGCGGTATTGCTTTCTTTAATTTCACAGGTACTGATTCTTACGTGCAGTTGGTTTGGAAAAAAGTCAATTCATCGAGCGGGATAGATACCACAAGTGTAAACTTCCCGATAGGTGCATTAAACTCAAGCAGTCAGATTACCGGTGTAGCTGCAAACTTTAAGCACGATTATGTTGGTACACCCATACAAACACAAATTGATGCACCAACTGCTTCATATAACGTAACTTATTTACAGGGATTAGCTGGGGTTAAAACAAAAATTAGCTTCGATGAACTGACAGGTTTTGTAGGCAAGTACGGAAAAGCGATTATCAATAAAGCCGAGTTGGTGGTAGAACTGGGTGGAGGTGCACCTGCGTACCCATTTAATGCTGCACAGCGACTTTCTTTGTACCGTTGGGATATTGCACACCAACCGGCCAATATTCCGGATTACAACAATTTTGCAGTAAGCTCTTCGGGTATATCTGCAGCAGGTGAGGCGCTTTATGGTGGATATTTCGATTCGACAAAAAACCGTTATATTTTTATCATCACCAATTATGTTCAAAGTATAATTGATGGTACATTAAAAGACGAAGGTACTTTCTTAGCGCCAACCTCTTATAATCTTTTCCAAAATGTACCAACAGCAACTTCAGCAGAAAGATCGATTATCGGAACTGGTAACACAGCCACCAATAAAATGAAACTGAACATCTATTACACCAAGATAAACTAG
- a CDS encoding HU family DNA-binding protein: protein MTKADIISEISTKTGIEKVDVQETVEAFFKVIKTSMIGGENVYVRGFGSFVVKKRAQKTARNISKNTAIIIPEHFVPSFKPAKVFVDKVKSNSKKINVEA from the coding sequence ATGACTAAGGCAGATATTATTTCAGAAATATCAACAAAAACCGGAATTGAGAAGGTTGATGTACAGGAAACAGTTGAGGCATTTTTCAAGGTTATCAAAACCAGCATGATTGGCGGTGAAAATGTATACGTTAGGGGCTTCGGAAGCTTTGTTGTTAAAAAGAGAGCGCAAAAAACTGCGAGAAATATCTCAAAAAACACTGCAATAATTATCCCGGAACATTTTGTTCCAAGCTTTAAACCAGCAAAAGTATTTGTTGACAAAGTGAAAAGCAATTCAAAAAAAATTAACGTAGAAGCCTAA